From the Clavibacter phaseoli genome, one window contains:
- a CDS encoding NAD kinase, translated as MAGPARHILVVSHTGRRDSIDAALSVCAQLAEADVHLVLTADEKADILPYAPEMDGVAVLGEDVQTADLEIVIVLGGDGTILRSAELVRGTSVPLLGVNLGHVGFLAESEREDLTATVRRVLDRDYTVEERMTLDVTLKVGADIVYRTWALNEATVEKASRERMLEVVVEIDGRPLASYGCDGMVVSTPTGSTAYAFSAGGPIVWPSLEAMLVVPLSPHTLFARSLVVGPESTVAVEVLSRTSGSGVLWCDGRRTRDMPPGARVETRRSAIPVRLARLKQSPFTDRLVNKFELPVTGWRGPVDRD; from the coding sequence GTGGCTGGACCCGCGAGGCACATCCTGGTCGTGTCCCACACGGGACGGCGCGACTCCATCGACGCGGCGCTCAGCGTGTGCGCGCAGCTGGCCGAGGCCGACGTGCACCTCGTGCTCACGGCCGACGAGAAGGCCGACATCCTGCCCTACGCGCCCGAGATGGACGGCGTGGCCGTGCTGGGCGAGGACGTGCAGACGGCGGACCTCGAGATCGTCATCGTCCTCGGCGGCGACGGCACCATCCTCCGCTCGGCGGAGCTCGTGCGCGGCACCTCGGTGCCGCTGCTGGGCGTCAACCTCGGGCACGTCGGCTTCCTCGCCGAGAGCGAGCGCGAGGACCTCACGGCCACCGTGCGTCGCGTGCTCGACCGCGACTACACGGTCGAGGAGCGCATGACGCTCGACGTCACGCTCAAGGTCGGCGCCGACATCGTCTACCGCACCTGGGCGCTCAACGAGGCGACCGTCGAGAAGGCCAGCCGCGAGCGGATGCTCGAGGTCGTCGTCGAGATCGACGGGCGGCCGCTCGCGTCATACGGCTGCGACGGCATGGTCGTGTCGACGCCCACGGGATCCACCGCGTACGCGTTCTCGGCCGGCGGCCCCATCGTGTGGCCGAGCCTCGAGGCCATGCTCGTGGTGCCGCTCAGCCCGCACACGCTGTTCGCCCGCTCGCTCGTCGTGGGGCCGGAGTCCACGGTCGCCGTCGAGGTGCTCAGCCGCACCTCCGGATCCGGCGTGCTCTGGTGCGACGGCCGCCGCACGCGCGACATGCCGCCCGGCGCGCGCGTGGAGACCCGGCGCTCCGCCATCCCCGTGCGCCTCGCGCGCCTCAAGCAGTCGCCGTTCACCGACCGCCTCGTGAACAAGTTCGAGCTGCCGGTCACCGGCTGGAGGGGGCCGGTCGACCGTGATTGA
- the recN gene encoding DNA repair protein RecN, producing MIEEITIRDLGVIGQATLPLGPGFTAVTGETGAGKTMVVTALGLLLGARADSGAVRQGSERAVVEGRWIIAADGPVPERVRDAGGDVDPFGDGTRGELIVTRQLSSEGRSRASVGGRGAPAALLTEIGEQLVVVHGQSDQMRLRSSTAQRQALDRFAGSALAPVLGEYQEVFRRWQAAHAELDRLVTEQDARTREAEELRTAIDAIEAVAPQPGEDEELRERIDRLTNLEDLRAAASAAHELMSSEDASGEMADAASVLDTAHRRLDRVAAHDPGLAEIIESLDSARILVAEIAVQLSGYLAGLDADGARELETLQDRRAELAALTRAHGPTVEDALAFLDTGSARLLELDGDTDRIDLLRVEVERDERLVGELAARVTAVREEAGARLAAAVTTELGALAMADASLDVRVSPREEPALSGADRVEILLRPHAGAEARPLGRGASGGELSRVMLAIEVVVAGDDPVPTFVFDEVDAGVGGAAAIEIGRRLARLAERAQVIVVTHLAQVAAFSTNHLRVVKGGDGQVTASSVTQLEGDARIQEMARLLSGLPDSESGLAHARELVETAASLR from the coding sequence GTGATTGAGGAGATCACCATCCGCGACCTCGGGGTGATCGGCCAGGCCACGCTGCCGCTCGGGCCCGGCTTCACGGCCGTCACCGGCGAGACCGGCGCGGGCAAGACCATGGTCGTCACCGCGCTCGGCCTGCTGCTCGGCGCGCGCGCCGACTCGGGGGCCGTGCGGCAGGGGAGCGAGCGCGCCGTCGTCGAGGGGCGCTGGATCATCGCGGCCGACGGGCCCGTCCCGGAGCGCGTGCGCGACGCCGGGGGAGACGTCGACCCGTTCGGCGACGGCACGCGCGGCGAGCTCATCGTCACGCGTCAGCTCTCGTCCGAGGGGCGCAGCCGCGCGTCCGTCGGAGGCCGCGGCGCCCCCGCGGCGCTGCTGACGGAGATCGGCGAGCAGCTCGTCGTGGTGCACGGCCAGTCCGACCAGATGCGGCTGCGGTCGTCCACCGCCCAGCGGCAGGCGCTCGACCGGTTCGCCGGATCCGCGCTCGCGCCCGTGCTCGGCGAGTACCAGGAGGTGTTCCGCCGCTGGCAGGCCGCGCACGCCGAGCTCGACCGCCTCGTCACCGAGCAGGACGCCCGCACGCGCGAGGCCGAGGAGCTGCGCACGGCGATCGACGCGATCGAGGCCGTCGCGCCCCAGCCCGGCGAGGACGAGGAGCTGCGCGAGCGCATCGACCGCCTCACGAACCTGGAGGACCTGCGCGCCGCCGCGTCCGCCGCCCACGAGCTCATGTCGTCGGAGGACGCGTCCGGCGAGATGGCCGACGCCGCGTCCGTTCTCGACACCGCGCACCGCCGCCTCGACCGCGTCGCCGCGCACGACCCGGGCCTCGCCGAGATCATCGAGTCGCTCGACAGCGCGCGGATCCTCGTGGCGGAGATCGCCGTGCAGCTCTCCGGCTACCTCGCGGGGCTCGACGCCGACGGCGCCCGGGAGCTGGAGACGCTGCAGGACCGCCGCGCCGAGCTCGCCGCCCTCACGCGCGCGCACGGCCCCACGGTGGAGGACGCGCTCGCGTTCCTCGACACCGGCAGCGCGCGTCTCCTCGAGCTCGACGGCGACACCGACCGCATCGACCTGCTGCGCGTCGAGGTGGAGCGCGACGAGCGGCTCGTCGGCGAGCTGGCCGCGCGCGTCACGGCCGTCCGCGAGGAGGCCGGCGCGCGGCTCGCCGCGGCCGTCACGACGGAGCTCGGCGCCCTCGCCATGGCCGACGCGTCGCTCGACGTGCGCGTGTCCCCCCGCGAGGAGCCCGCGCTCTCCGGTGCCGACCGCGTCGAGATCCTGCTGCGCCCGCACGCGGGAGCCGAGGCCCGACCGCTCGGCCGCGGCGCGTCCGGCGGCGAGCTGTCGCGCGTCATGCTCGCCATCGAGGTCGTGGTGGCCGGCGACGACCCCGTGCCCACGTTCGTGTTCGACGAGGTCGACGCGGGCGTCGGCGGCGCGGCGGCGATCGAGATCGGTCGGCGGCTGGCGCGGCTCGCCGAGCGCGCCCAGGTCATCGTCGTCACGCACCTCGCGCAGGTGGCTGCCTTCTCGACCAACCACCTGCGCGTCGTCAAGGGCGGCGACGGGCAGGTCACGGCCTCCAGCGTCACGCAGCTCGAGGGCGACGCGCGGATCCAGGAGATGGCGCGCCTGCTCTCCGGCCTGCCGGACAGCGAGAGCGGACTGGCGCACGCGCGCGAGCTCGTGGAGACGGCCGCCTCCCTGCGCTGA
- the scpB gene encoding SMC-Scp complex subunit ScpB, which produces MTAEPGDPADGTAAEPADADAPLDLDRALEALLMVADEPQSVTTLATATSTPVREVRRAIQRLVDDFDGRTGGVRRGFELREVGGGWRVYVRPEYDTVIRDHVLTQNPTRLSQAALETLAVIAYKQPISRSQVAAIRAVNVDSVVRTLLARGLVTEAFTDGETGAIHYGTTDHLLTQLGINSLDELPPISPLLPDGAEGFHDPLL; this is translated from the coding sequence ATGACGGCTGAGCCCGGGGATCCCGCCGACGGCACTGCCGCGGAGCCCGCCGACGCCGATGCCCCGCTCGACCTCGACCGCGCGCTCGAGGCGCTGCTCATGGTCGCCGACGAGCCGCAGAGCGTGACGACCCTCGCGACGGCGACCTCGACACCCGTGCGCGAGGTGCGCCGCGCGATCCAGCGGCTCGTCGACGACTTCGACGGGAGGACCGGGGGAGTGCGCCGCGGCTTCGAGCTGCGCGAGGTCGGCGGCGGCTGGCGCGTGTACGTGCGGCCCGAGTACGACACCGTGATCCGCGACCACGTGCTCACGCAGAACCCCACGCGCCTCTCGCAGGCGGCCCTCGAGACGCTCGCCGTCATCGCGTACAAGCAGCCGATCAGCCGCAGCCAGGTCGCCGCGATCCGCGCCGTGAACGTCGACTCGGTGGTGCGCACGCTGCTCGCGCGGGGCCTCGTGACCGAGGCCTTCACCGACGGCGAGACCGGCGCGATCCATTACGGTACGACAGACCACCTGCTCACGCAGCTCGGCATCAACTCGCTCGACGAGCTCCCCCCGATCTCCCCGTTGCTCCCCGACGGGGCGGAAGGCTTCCATGACCCCCTCCTCTGA
- a CDS encoding TlyA family RNA methyltransferase, which translates to MADAGDGSASTTERGTEPAPGEAVGGDQRLDAALPALGLARSRTHAARLIADGLVTVDGRGVVKASFRVMPGSIVEVAGTDAYVSRGAHKLIGALDAFPGVEVAGRLALDVGASTGGFTQVLLERGARRVVALDVGHGQLDPLIRDDPRVDVVEGFNVRDLTPESLAGVTPADLAGERPALVVGDLSFISLGLVLPAIARTAADGADVVLLIKPQFEVGRTGIREGIVHDPGLRDDAVMRVLWAAWDLGLGTAGLVSSPIVGGAGNHEYLAWFSGRAGSNPTQWRSTSNEITGA; encoded by the coding sequence GTGGCTGACGCCGGCGACGGATCCGCGTCCACCACCGAGCGGGGCACCGAACCCGCTCCCGGCGAGGCTGTCGGCGGCGACCAGCGGCTCGACGCCGCGCTGCCCGCGCTCGGCCTCGCGCGCTCGCGCACGCACGCGGCCCGGCTCATCGCGGACGGCCTCGTCACGGTCGACGGGCGCGGCGTCGTGAAGGCGTCCTTCCGGGTGATGCCCGGATCGATCGTCGAGGTCGCGGGGACCGACGCCTACGTCAGCCGCGGCGCCCACAAGCTCATCGGCGCGCTGGACGCCTTCCCCGGGGTCGAGGTCGCCGGGCGGCTGGCCCTCGACGTCGGCGCGTCCACCGGCGGGTTCACGCAGGTGCTGCTCGAGCGGGGCGCCCGGCGCGTCGTCGCGCTCGACGTGGGGCACGGGCAGCTGGATCCGCTCATCCGCGATGATCCGCGCGTCGACGTGGTCGAGGGGTTCAACGTGCGCGACCTGACGCCGGAGTCGCTCGCCGGCGTGACGCCCGCGGATCTCGCGGGGGAGCGTCCGGCGCTCGTGGTCGGCGACCTCTCCTTCATCTCGCTCGGGCTCGTGCTGCCCGCCATCGCGCGCACCGCCGCGGACGGCGCCGACGTCGTGCTGCTGATCAAGCCGCAGTTCGAGGTGGGCCGCACGGGGATCCGCGAGGGCATCGTCCACGACCCCGGTCTCCGCGACGACGCCGTCATGCGCGTGCTGTGGGCCGCGTGGGATCTCGGGCTCGGCACGGCCGGCCTCGTCTCCTCCCCGATCGTCGGCGGGGCCGGGAACCACGAGTACCTCGCCTGGTTCAGCGGTCGTGCGGGGAGCAATCCGACACAATGGAGATCGACGTCGAACGAGATCACAGGAGCGTGA
- a CDS encoding CTP synthase, which produces MTSTTGAAKTTRHIFVTGGVVSSLGKGLTAASLGNLLTARGVRVVMQKLDPYLNVDPGTMNPFQHGEVFVTDDGAETDLDIGHYERFLDIELDQAANVTTGQIYSEVIAKERRGEYLGDTVQVIPHITDEIKRRMRLQSSDEPQPDVIITEIGGTVGDIESQPFIEAARQVRHELGRNNVFFVHVSLVPYMGASGEQKTKPTQHSVAALRSIGIQPDALVLRSDRPVSDSNKKKIALMCDVDEQAVVNAVDVPSIYDIPEMLHGQGLDSYIIDHLGLPAADAVDWSGWSDLLDAVHDPKHEVTVGLVGKYIDLPDAYLSVTEALRAGGFAHSARVKLRWVASDECETPEGAAKRLGDLDALCVPGGFGIRGIEGKLGALKFARDNMIPVLGLCLGLQCMVIEYARNEADLPGASSSEFDPESAFPVIATMAEQVDIIAGGDLGGTMRLGLYEAALAPGSLAAELYGAPVSHERHRHRYEVNNQYRDRIQDAGLVFSGTSPDGTLVEYVELPREVHPFYIGTQAHPELRSRPNRAHPLFAGLIRAALDRQAASTLFVEDDAEAVA; this is translated from the coding sequence ATCACCAGCACGACAGGCGCGGCGAAGACGACCAGGCACATCTTCGTGACCGGCGGCGTCGTCTCTTCGCTCGGCAAGGGCCTCACGGCAGCCAGCCTGGGCAACCTCCTCACGGCGCGCGGCGTGCGCGTCGTCATGCAGAAGCTCGATCCCTACCTCAACGTGGATCCGGGCACCATGAACCCCTTCCAGCACGGCGAGGTCTTCGTGACCGACGACGGCGCGGAGACCGACCTCGACATCGGGCACTACGAGCGCTTCCTCGACATCGAGCTTGACCAGGCGGCCAACGTGACCACCGGCCAGATCTACTCGGAGGTCATCGCGAAGGAGCGCCGCGGCGAGTACCTCGGCGACACCGTCCAGGTCATCCCGCACATCACCGACGAGATCAAGCGCCGCATGCGCCTGCAGTCCTCCGACGAGCCGCAGCCCGACGTGATCATCACCGAGATCGGCGGCACGGTCGGCGACATCGAGAGCCAGCCCTTCATCGAGGCGGCGCGCCAGGTGCGTCACGAGCTCGGGCGCAACAACGTCTTCTTCGTGCACGTCTCGCTCGTGCCGTACATGGGCGCGTCCGGCGAGCAGAAGACCAAGCCGACGCAGCACTCCGTGGCGGCGCTGCGCTCCATCGGGATCCAGCCGGACGCGCTCGTGCTGCGCAGCGACCGGCCCGTCTCCGACTCGAACAAGAAGAAGATCGCGCTCATGTGCGACGTGGACGAGCAGGCCGTCGTGAACGCGGTCGACGTGCCGAGCATCTACGACATCCCCGAGATGCTGCACGGGCAGGGCCTCGACAGCTACATCATCGACCACCTCGGGCTGCCGGCCGCGGACGCCGTGGACTGGTCCGGCTGGAGCGACCTGCTCGACGCCGTGCACGACCCGAAGCACGAGGTCACGGTCGGCCTCGTCGGCAAGTACATCGACCTGCCCGACGCGTACCTCTCGGTCACCGAGGCGCTGCGGGCCGGCGGGTTCGCCCACTCGGCGCGCGTGAAGCTGCGCTGGGTCGCGTCCGACGAGTGCGAGACGCCCGAGGGCGCCGCGAAGAGGCTGGGCGACCTCGACGCGCTGTGCGTGCCGGGCGGCTTCGGCATCCGCGGCATCGAGGGCAAGCTCGGCGCGCTGAAGTTCGCGCGCGACAACATGATCCCCGTGCTCGGCCTGTGCCTCGGCCTCCAGTGCATGGTCATCGAGTACGCGCGCAACGAGGCGGACCTCCCGGGCGCCTCCTCCAGCGAGTTCGACCCGGAGAGCGCGTTCCCCGTCATCGCGACCATGGCCGAGCAGGTCGACATCATCGCGGGCGGCGACCTGGGCGGCACCATGCGCCTCGGCCTCTACGAGGCGGCGCTCGCGCCCGGCTCGCTCGCGGCCGAGCTGTACGGCGCGCCCGTCTCGCACGAGCGCCACCGCCACCGCTACGAGGTCAACAACCAGTACCGCGACCGGATCCAGGACGCCGGCCTCGTGTTCTCGGGCACCTCGCCCGACGGCACGCTCGTCGAGTACGTGGAGCTGCCGCGCGAGGTGCACCCGTTCTACATCGGCACGCAGGCGCACCCGGAGCTCCGGTCGCGCCCGAACCGCGCGCACCCGCTGTTCGCCGGCCTGATCCGCGCCGCGCTCGACCGCCAGGCGGCCAGCACGCTGTTCGTCGAGGACGACGCCGAGGCGGTGGCGTGA
- a CDS encoding ParA family protein → MTRNPDVTELPGMDVPVLGPTGRELREFADPEPLAGHGPAKIISLCNQKGGVGKTTTAINLGASLASYGRRVLAVDFDPQGALSAGLGVQTHDAVTIYDLLLGTVKDPREAIQTTGFEGLDVIPANIDLSAAEVHLVNEVAREQILASVLRKVSADYDVILIDCQPSLGLLTVNALTASHGVLIPLECEFFALRGVALLVETIDKVKDRLNPGLALDGILATMYDSRTLHSREVLQRVVEAFDDSVLETVIGRTVKFPDASVAGKPIIQFAPEHPAALAYRKVARELIARGAVA, encoded by the coding sequence GTGACGCGCAACCCAGATGTGACCGAGCTCCCGGGAATGGACGTCCCCGTGCTCGGACCCACCGGTCGGGAGCTGCGCGAGTTCGCCGATCCCGAGCCGCTCGCGGGCCACGGACCGGCCAAGATCATCTCCCTCTGCAACCAGAAGGGCGGCGTCGGCAAGACGACCACCGCCATCAACCTGGGCGCCTCGCTCGCGAGCTACGGCCGCCGCGTGCTGGCCGTCGACTTCGACCCGCAGGGCGCGCTCTCCGCGGGCCTCGGCGTGCAGACGCACGACGCCGTCACCATCTACGACCTGCTGCTCGGCACCGTGAAGGACCCGCGCGAGGCCATCCAGACCACGGGCTTCGAGGGCCTCGACGTCATCCCGGCGAACATCGACCTGTCGGCCGCGGAGGTGCACCTCGTCAACGAGGTGGCGCGCGAGCAGATCCTCGCGAGCGTGCTGCGCAAGGTGAGCGCCGACTACGACGTGATCCTCATCGACTGCCAGCCGTCGCTCGGCCTCCTCACCGTCAACGCGCTCACCGCGAGCCACGGCGTGCTCATCCCGCTCGAGTGCGAGTTCTTCGCGCTCCGCGGCGTCGCGCTCCTCGTGGAGACGATCGACAAGGTCAAGGACCGGCTGAACCCGGGGCTCGCGCTCGACGGGATCCTCGCGACCATGTACGACTCCCGCACGCTGCACTCCCGCGAGGTGCTCCAGCGCGTGGTCGAGGCGTTCGACGACAGCGTGCTCGAGACCGTGATCGGCCGCACCGTGAAGTTCCCGGACGCGTCGGTGGCGGGCAAGCCCATCATCCAGTTCGCGCCCGAGCACCCGGCCGCGCTCGCGTACCGCAAGGTGGCGCGGGAGCTCATCGCGCGTGGCGCCGTCGCGTAG
- a CDS encoding pseudouridine synthase produces MTPSSDHAWNPDEPVQGIRLQKVMAAAGVASRRVCEDMIAAGRVTVNGEVVTEPGRRIDPDVDEVAVDDRAVQLDTSKRYLMLNKPVGIYSSLRDERGRPDLREFTEEFEERLFNVGRLDAETSGLLILTNDGDLAHVLAHPSFGVLKTYIAKVTGRVTPQTIQRLTQGVDLEDGPIQADRARILSGGGDQTLVEITLHSGRNRIVRRMLDEVGHPVEELVRRQFGPLHLGSLGVGRVRDLTSDELGQLLTISREARAQAGPATPQGAGAAAEAQGDVDREDGE; encoded by the coding sequence ATGACCCCCTCCTCTGACCATGCCTGGAACCCGGATGAGCCGGTGCAGGGCATCCGCCTGCAGAAGGTGATGGCCGCCGCCGGCGTCGCCAGCCGCCGCGTCTGCGAGGACATGATCGCCGCGGGCCGCGTCACCGTGAACGGCGAGGTCGTCACCGAGCCCGGCCGCCGGATCGACCCCGACGTCGACGAGGTCGCGGTCGACGACCGGGCCGTGCAGCTCGACACCTCCAAGCGCTACCTCATGCTCAACAAGCCGGTCGGCATCTACTCCTCGCTGCGCGACGAGCGCGGCCGGCCCGACCTCCGCGAGTTCACGGAGGAGTTCGAGGAGCGCCTGTTCAACGTCGGCCGCCTCGACGCGGAGACGAGCGGCCTGCTGATCCTCACCAACGACGGCGACCTCGCGCACGTGCTCGCGCACCCGTCCTTCGGCGTGCTGAAGACGTACATCGCGAAGGTCACGGGCCGCGTCACGCCGCAGACGATCCAGCGCCTCACGCAGGGCGTGGACCTCGAGGACGGGCCCATCCAGGCGGATCGCGCGCGCATCCTCTCGGGCGGCGGCGACCAGACGCTCGTGGAGATCACGCTGCACTCGGGCCGCAACCGCATCGTGCGCCGCATGCTCGACGAGGTCGGCCACCCGGTGGAGGAGCTCGTGCGCCGCCAGTTCGGGCCGCTGCACCTCGGATCTCTCGGGGTCGGCCGCGTGCGCGACCTCACCTCCGACGAGCTCGGCCAGCTCCTCACGATCTCGCGCGAGGCCCGCGCGCAGGCCGGACCCGCGACCCCGCAGGGTGCCGGCGCCGCCGCCGAGGCGCAGGGGGACGTGGACCGCGAGGACGGCGAGTGA
- a CDS encoding segregation and condensation protein A has protein sequence MAPSRRGAPLAERELAADVDADAAAVRADPERAFRVSIGNFEGPFDLLLSLIGSHEMDITEVSLSLVTNEFIAHIRGLDGPEDLDEASSFLVVAATLLDLKLVGLLPQGELVDAEDVALLEARDLLFARLLQYRAFKQAASWFQERLAAESGRAFRDVPLEERFRAQVPELVWTTSPADLAAIALLALAPREIPTVGLDHLHAPLVSIREQAAVVVARLRGGAPVTFRELVADAGVTGVVIARFLAVLELYRVAAIEFDQPEALGELTLTWTAESWTDDALASLGAGYDG, from the coding sequence GTGGCGCCGTCGCGTAGGGGCGCACCCCTGGCCGAGCGCGAGCTCGCCGCCGACGTCGACGCGGACGCCGCCGCGGTCCGGGCGGATCCGGAGCGCGCCTTCCGCGTCAGCATCGGCAACTTCGAGGGCCCGTTCGACCTGCTGCTCTCGCTCATCGGCAGCCACGAGATGGACATCACCGAGGTGAGCCTCAGCCTCGTGACCAACGAGTTCATCGCGCACATCCGCGGGCTCGACGGTCCCGAGGACCTCGACGAGGCGAGCTCGTTCCTCGTGGTCGCGGCGACGCTGCTCGACCTCAAGCTCGTGGGGCTCCTGCCGCAGGGCGAGCTCGTGGACGCCGAGGACGTGGCGCTGCTCGAGGCGCGCGACCTGCTCTTCGCCCGGCTGCTGCAGTACCGCGCGTTCAAGCAGGCGGCCAGCTGGTTCCAGGAGCGGCTGGCCGCGGAGTCCGGCCGCGCCTTCCGCGACGTGCCGCTCGAAGAGCGGTTCCGCGCGCAGGTGCCCGAGCTCGTGTGGACCACGTCGCCCGCCGACCTCGCGGCCATCGCCCTCCTCGCGCTCGCGCCGCGCGAGATCCCTACCGTGGGGCTCGACCACCTGCACGCGCCCCTCGTGAGCATCCGCGAGCAGGCGGCCGTCGTCGTCGCGCGGCTGCGGGGCGGCGCGCCGGTCACGTTCCGGGAGCTCGTCGCGGACGCGGGGGTCACGGGCGTCGTGATCGCGCGCTTCCTCGCCGTGCTCGAGCTGTACCGCGTCGCCGCCATCGAGTTCGACCAGCCGGAGGCGCTCGGCGAGCTCACGCTCACGTGGACCGCCGAGAGCTGGACCGACGACGCGCTCGCGAGTCTGGGGGCCGGCTATGACGGCTGA
- a CDS encoding NUDIX domain-containing protein codes for MTDAVAGSPADGLHDDAVAYEVTSSERVFQGKIWDIRRETFAYGDGEITREFVDHTGAVAVLAIDDRDRVLLIKQYRHPVRMREWEIPAGLLDITDEPPLTAVQRELAEEADLVAAEWSVLAEYYTTPGGSDEAIRVYLARGLTPTAEAFARTDEEADIEVRWVDLDEVVTAVLERRIQNPSTVIAVLQAHVARARGWSTLGPADAPWPRHPKLRDGDGDGGGASAS; via the coding sequence GTGACCGACGCCGTCGCGGGATCCCCGGCGGACGGCCTGCACGACGACGCCGTCGCGTACGAGGTGACGTCGAGCGAGCGGGTCTTCCAGGGCAAGATCTGGGACATCCGGCGCGAGACCTTCGCGTACGGCGACGGCGAGATCACGCGCGAGTTCGTCGACCACACGGGCGCCGTCGCGGTGCTCGCGATCGACGACCGGGACCGCGTGCTCCTCATCAAGCAGTACCGGCACCCGGTGCGCATGCGCGAGTGGGAGATCCCGGCCGGGCTCCTCGACATCACCGACGAGCCGCCGCTCACGGCCGTGCAGCGCGAGCTCGCGGAGGAGGCCGACCTGGTCGCCGCCGAGTGGAGCGTGCTGGCGGAGTACTACACGACGCCCGGCGGCAGTGACGAGGCGATCCGCGTCTACCTCGCCCGCGGGCTGACCCCCACGGCGGAGGCGTTCGCGCGCACGGACGAGGAGGCCGACATCGAGGTGCGCTGGGTCGACCTCGACGAGGTCGTCACCGCGGTGCTCGAGCGGCGGATCCAGAACCCGTCGACCGTGATCGCGGTGCTGCAGGCGCACGTCGCCCGCGCGCGCGGCTGGTCGACGCTCGGACCCGCCGACGCCCCGTGGCCGCGCCACCCGAAGCTGCGCGACGGCGACGGCGACGGCGGGGGCGCGTCGGCCTCGTGA
- a CDS encoding site-specific tyrosine recombinase XerD: MTDAADGPGGAAPDAAPEVPVALRRAVDRWLRHVEVERGLSRNTIQAYRRDLARYTAHLAAEGVVDPAGATPAHVTGFAQRVRAPDGGGLTASSLARMLSSVRSFHRFLLEEGVVEVDVSADAKPPKLPSRLPKAVSIETMGRILDATDGDEPLRVRDKALLELLYATGARVSEITALTVDDVLGPDGAADELVRVLGKGGKQRIVPVGSFARRAVDAYLVRVRPILAARGTATPALFLGLRGHALSRQNAWLVIKATAERAGVSEEISPHTFRHSFATHLIAGGADVRVVQELLGHSSVATTQIYTRVTVDTLRDVYTTAHPRARRA, encoded by the coding sequence GTGACCGACGCGGCCGACGGACCCGGGGGAGCGGCGCCCGACGCCGCCCCGGAGGTCCCGGTCGCGCTGCGGCGCGCCGTCGACCGCTGGCTCCGGCACGTCGAGGTGGAGCGCGGCCTGTCCCGCAACACGATCCAGGCCTACCGCCGCGACCTCGCGCGCTACACGGCGCACCTCGCGGCCGAGGGCGTCGTGGATCCGGCCGGCGCGACCCCGGCGCACGTCACGGGCTTCGCGCAGCGCGTCCGCGCCCCCGACGGCGGCGGCCTCACGGCGTCGTCGCTCGCGCGCATGCTCTCGAGCGTGCGGAGCTTCCACCGGTTCCTCCTGGAGGAGGGCGTCGTCGAGGTCGACGTGTCCGCCGACGCGAAGCCGCCCAAGCTGCCGAGCCGCCTGCCGAAGGCCGTGTCCATCGAGACGATGGGTCGGATCCTCGACGCGACCGACGGCGACGAGCCGCTCCGCGTGCGCGACAAGGCCCTGCTCGAGCTGCTGTACGCGACGGGCGCGCGCGTCAGCGAGATCACGGCGCTCACGGTCGACGACGTGCTCGGCCCCGACGGCGCCGCCGACGAGCTCGTGCGGGTGCTCGGCAAGGGCGGCAAGCAGCGGATCGTGCCCGTGGGATCCTTCGCCCGGCGCGCCGTCGACGCGTACCTCGTGCGCGTCCGCCCGATCCTCGCCGCGCGCGGCACCGCGACGCCCGCGCTCTTCCTGGGGCTCCGCGGCCACGCGCTCTCGCGGCAGAACGCGTGGCTCGTGATCAAGGCGACCGCCGAGCGCGCCGGCGTCTCGGAGGAGATCTCGCCGCACACGTTCCGGCACTCGTTCGCGACGCACCTCATCGCGGGCGGCGCCGACGTGCGCGTGGTGCAGGAGCTGCTCGGCCACTCGTCGGTGGCGACCACGCAGATCTACACGCGCGTGACCGTCGACACCCTGCGCGACGTCTACACGACCGCGCACCCGCGTGCCCGCCGGGCGTGA